AATGGTTCGCGGCACAATACTTCGACGTAACGCCAGACATTATGGCGATTGCCAAAGGGATTGCGTCAGGCTTACCACTTTCTGCAACGGTTGCCTCAAAACAACTAATGGAAAAATGGCCAATCGGTGCACACGGTACAACATTCGGCGGCAACCCAATCGCGTGTTCAGTAGCACGTACAACGTTAGAAATTTTCCACGAAGAAAACTTAGTTGAAAATTCTCGCGTAGTTGGCGCATATGCTCGTGAACAACTGTTAAAAATAAAAGAGAAGTATTCAATTATTAGCGACGTGCGTTCAGCCGGCTTAATGATTGGTATTGAATTATCAGATCCTGTAACAGGTGAAGTTTCAGGGGAAGCAGTTGGGAAAGTATTAGATTACGCGCTTGAAGAAGGCGTACTGTTCTATTTATGTGGCAATGAAGGCGAAGTTATTCGTATGATTCCACCACTGACGATTACAAAAGAGCAAATTGATGACGGCTTGCACATGCTAGATAAAGCCATCGCACGATATTTACAAGAACAACAATAAAAGGAGAGAACATCATGAACAAAAAATGGTTATTAGCAGCGCTGACAACACTTGTGATCGCAGTATTAGCGGCATGTGGGACAGCAGACAAAGAAAAAGAAACATCAGGTAGCGAAAATACAGACAACAAAACATTAGTAGTGGGAACATCAGCGGATTACGCACCATTTGAGTACGTAGAAACGGCAACAAGCGACGAAATTATCGGCTTCGATATCGATTTAATCAAAACAATCGGTGACAAATTAGGCTATGACATTCAAGTACAAAACATGGACTTCAACTCATTAATCACAGCATTACAAGCGGACAAGTTTGACGTTGTCATCTCAGGTATGACCCCAACAGAAGACCGTGACAAAGTAGTAGATTTCTCAGTGCCTTACTATGAAACAGAGCAATATTTAATTTTTGATAAGGAAAAAGGCTACGAAACACCAGCTGACGTTAAAGGCGGTGTCGTAGGTGCACAAATTTCTTCAATTCAAGAAGATTTAGCAAAAGAATTAGGCGAAACACACGGCTTTAAAGTAGAAAACCGTAACTTAATTCCAGAGTTAATCCAAGAATTAAAAACAGGTCGTTTTGATGCAGCGGTTATCGAAAACATCGTTTCTGAAAACTACTTAGCGAACAACGACGATTTAGCAGC
The sequence above is a segment of the Solibacillus sp. FSL H8-0523 genome. Coding sequences within it:
- a CDS encoding transporter substrate-binding domain-containing protein encodes the protein MNKKWLLAALTTLVIAVLAACGTADKEKETSGSENTDNKTLVVGTSADYAPFEYVETATSDEIIGFDIDLIKTIGDKLGYDIQVQNMDFNSLITALQADKFDVVISGMTPTEDRDKVVDFSVPYYETEQYLIFDKEKGYETPADVKGGVVGAQISSIQEDLAKELGETHGFKVENRNLIPELIQELKTGRFDAAVIENIVSENYLANNDDLAAFPIEVEEPDYKAIVFQEGSALKAEFDKVIEELTADGTIDELKKKWFVVE